CTGCAGGTACGGTAGTTTACAGTGAGACACATACAGATACTACAAACCAATTCGGGTTATTCAGCCTTGAGATTGGCACAGGCGCCATTGTATCAGGCACATTCTCAACCATTGACTGGGGCGCTGATATATATTTCGTCAAAATAGAAATGGACGAAACAGGCGGCACGACTTATCAACTGATGGGCACTTCTCAACTGCTTTCAGTGCCGTATGCCCTGCACGCTAAAACAGCAGAAATAATTACCGAAACAGACCCTGTATTTGGTTCATCGGTAGCAGGTGGTATTACAGGAGCAGATACAGCAAATTGGAATAACCACACCATTGACACCGATACTCAATTGGACTCTACAGGAGTTGCTGCTTTGGGTTATGCAGCAGGAGCACATACGGTTAACACTGATACACAATTAGATTCAACAGGTATTGCTAATCTTGGATATGTAGCAGGTACAATATCCGAAACCGACCCTGTATTTGGTTCATCGGTAGCAGGTGGCATTACAGGAACAGATACAACCAATTGGAACAATCACACCATTGATACCGATACACAATTGGATTCTACAGGTGTATCTTCTCTGGGTTTTGTTGCAGGAGCACATACTATAGAGGTTGATGCTGATACAACAAATGAGTTGCAAACCTTATCATTATCTAATGACACTTTAAATATCAGCAACGGTAACTCGGTTATTCTCACCGATGCAGATTCTACAAACGAAATACAACTATTATCATTTTCTAATGATACGCTCTATTTAAGTAATGGGGGTTTTGTAGTTTTTCCTTATGATCCTTTTCCCATAACATCTGATGATCCTTCATTTACTTGTGGTGATAAGTTCCTTGATTGGCGTGATGGAAAGACATACAGTACAGTATTAATAGGCACTCAATGCTGGATGGCTGAAAACCTGAATGTAGGCGCTCAGATACCACCCGCAGGTAACCAAACCAATAATGCAGTTATAGAAAAATACTGCCACGGAGGCGTAAATAGCACCAGTACTGAAGGTGATTGCAGCGTTTGGGGCGGACTATACCAATGGGATGAAATGATGCAGTATGTCACCACACCAGGTACACAAGGCCTCTGCCCCACCGGCTGGCATATTCCAACTGATGCGGAATGGATGACGATGGAAGAGGCGCTTGGCATGTGCTCCGGTGGTACAAATACTTGTGGTGGTACATTTTGTTCCGGTGAGCTATGTTGGCGCGGAACCGACCAGGGAGACCAGTTAAAAACTGCTGCTGATTGCTTCGGTGGTGTTAATTGCGGCATTTCAGGTTTTGAGGCTCTTTTAGCGGGCTACCGCGATACCGATGGTCTGTTCTACAGTAGCGGTACGTACTCGTTCATGTGGTCATCTACCGAGAGTGGAGCCAATGCATGGTTTCGGTTCCTGTTTTCTGGTAATGCGGGAGTCTTCCGCAATCCCGATGTTAAGTTGTTCGGGTTCAGTGTTCGCTGCCTCAAGGACTGATCCGACTATTTGACTATTTGACGTGTGCCTTGAATACTGGTAAGAAACGAATTATCAGTAATGCTAAATTTTGACATGGAAGACTTTAAAACAGCGTATAATAGGTGAGGGGTGGCGTCCCGCACATAAAATTTATGTGCGGGGCAAACCGCCTTTACGCTGCGACAGGCGAAAATCTGTTGTAGTGAGCGATAAAGGAGGGCAAACAGCCAGTGGCTGTTTGAGCCAGCATGTGCGGTGGACAGGACAAGTATCTTGTCAGGTGAGAATAAAGAAGACGAATGCCAATAAACCACTGATAGTACTATTTCCTGACAAATTGGAAAAAGCAAATGAAATGTTACGAAGAGTGGGACTGCCTAAACAATGGTTAAAGTAGCACCACCGCTAACAGCGGGTTTAAAGAAATGGCGGCTAACGAGCAAGTATAAAGTTTAGTGCATTTAATTTACTTTTGTAGCTGGGGACAGTGACGAGCATTTAATCCGCCACTTCTTAAACCCGCAAAACGTCAGATTGTCTAACAACCATCGCAAATGACCAATTTTGGATTTTCAATAATTCATAACCATTTGAAAACAAGCAGTTTGCATTTTGTTGGTTTTGCTCAGATTGTAACAATCTGGGGTTTTTAGACGGACTGGCGTCAACGGCTATGCTGTTACCAATATCATTACCTATGCTTCCGATGTTTTTCGCCCATTGGTAATTTTGAGCGGAGGCGGCAGTGCATAAGAGCATTGCTGCGAGAGAGTAGTAGAGTTTTTTCATAGTATTTATTATTTGTTTTGTTTTTTCTTTTTGATGGTATGCTTGAATTTTAAAACGGCAAAGTTCAATTCTATAGATGTTTCGCTTTCATCGGTAAACAAATCATCTTCAAGTATTTCGGCTATGATTTCTCCGCTTCTTTTTAGAATACCTTGCTTTTTCTTATCTTCAGTAATAACAGATAGCTCCTTTATGTTTCTTGAAAGGTTTTTTATTTTTGCAAAGGTTTCTATTATGGAAAGGGTTGTTTGTGTGGCTCTTTGGCTTTTCAGGATGGTAGCCAGCATATACAGTCCTTTTTCGGTAAATGCTTTGGGAATATGAGGGGAGAATTTGAGTTTCCTTAGGTGGTGGAAATTTTCCACCACCTCTATTTTCTCCTCTTTGGTAAGGATAAAAATGTATCCGCCGGTTGGCGGAAACTTATCAGGGTTGTTTTTAACAGCTTTGTTTATGTCGCGCGTTTCCACTCCATAGAGTTGCGCCACATCACTGTCTAATATGACCTTTTGCTCTCTGATGTCAATGATTTTATCTTCAACATCATCAAATTTTACAGTGAGTTCCATGGTTTTTAAATATGTTTTATTTAAACCAGGGATTTGGTCCATTTTATGACATAATCCCTTATTTATTTAAGTTGACAATTGACCAAAAATGGTCAATGCTATTCAGGCATGGACAATTTTTTTTCGGTTACCTATTACCGAAGTGTGGCGTAAAGCCAGCTTTTTATACGCTTCGTACAGCCCGAAATGAGCATCTCTCATTTCCGGCTTCGCACCTGTTTCTTCTGCAAACGCTTAGCCCCGCCAGTTGGCGGGGCCACGCGCTATGCTCTATGCGCTTTCATCCCCCAAATACCTGAATCCTTTATAGATCAGGTTGATGTCTGTAGTAACTTTATAATCCTTTGCATAAAGGAGGTCAAGTCGTTTTTTTGTTTTATCATCCAATTTTTTTCCATTATAAATGATAGCCGGGTTTAAGATCCCTTTTTTAATATTTGGGAGGTTGATCTGTCCAACCTTTGAAAAACCCACCCAGGAAAATTTTCCTGTTAACGTTAAAATATTATTCCTGAGAAAGCCGGCAGGATTCTTAGTGAACCACATGAGAACCGGAGAAAATATTGAAAATACCAGGCTAAGTGATAGGTCAAGTATCCTTTTATTTCGAATATTGCTTTTTTGGATAATGCCTAACGCAACATCATAAAAATCCCCTTGTGACTGTTTAGCTCCGCTCCCTATAATAAAATCACTCTCGTCAGGTACAATTTTATAATCAAGAAGTTTACTGTCAATCTTTGTCATCCATTCAATGATCTGGTTTGCCGGAATATCCCTGGAGCAGAAGATGATCTCATCAATATCATATATTTGTATTATTTCTTTGATCTGAGAGATCACGCCAAGGTGTAATTCTGTTTTTTTATCCACACCATTTACACTAACATAACCAACTAATTGAGCGCTGATCCCGGCTTGCTGAAGGATTTTAATTACCCGTTCACTTTCAACTTCGTTTCCAACAATAATGATCCTTTTTTCTTTTTCCGAGCCGAGGTTAAAATTTCTATATCTGATGAAATGTATTAACAACCTCAGTCCGATCAATGAAAATGTGCTCCATGCAGCACCAAGCAGGATCAGCGCTTTAGAAAACCTGTACTGGTCAACAAAGTTTGTAACGGCAGATATAAAGATGGTGCCAATGAGGATTCCCTGGACGATCTTTGATGATCTTACAGGTTTATCATATCCCCCGCTCAAATATACTGATACAAGCCAGAAAAGGATATAAGCCGGTACAGCTACCAGCATAAATTCAGGTGGGTATTCGCCTGGAACCCATTTATGATTATCTTCCCAATACGTTTTCAGGAAATACATACCGGTGTATATGACGGAAATATCCGCAAGGGGTAATATAGATTTTCTGATAAATCTTGATAGAACTGCCAAAAAAGCCCTGAAATAAATTGCAAGGTTAATTAATAATGAAAAAAGCACTGCTTTCTTATTAGAGAAATGTTTTCTGGCAAATATGATCATCGCTTTATAGAACATGAACACATAATTAGCAGAAGTTTTACTCGTACTTTTTCCCTTATAGTGGATGATCCTGGTATCAGCGAAGTAATAATTTTTATAACCTGCTTTGATGATCCTGTATGAAAGATCAATATCTTCACCGTACATAAAATAATTTTCATCCAGCAGGCCTGTTTTATCCAATACTTTTTTTCTTATCATAAAATAAGCGCCCGACAAAATTTCAACTTCATGGGTACAATCTTTATCAAGATAACCGAGATGGTATTTGCCAAAAATTTTTGATTTTGGGAAGAGCTTTGAAATGCCTAAGATTTTATACAAAGCTACTTCAGGTGTG
This DNA window, taken from Cytophagales bacterium, encodes the following:
- a CDS encoding glycosyltransferase, with product MISSKPSKKLSIVIVNYNVRHFLEHALQSVKKAAKNLDVEIFVVDNNSVDGSIEMVKNKFVKAHSPAFKEKSPHVILIENKRNIGFSKANNQAIRQAKGEYVLLLNPDTIVEEDTLKKCCEFMDRHPEAGGLGVKMIDGNGNFLPESKRGLPTPEVALYKILGISKLFPKSKIFGKYHLGYLDKDCTHEVEILSGAYFMIRKKVLDKTGLLDENYFMYGEDIDLSYRIIKAGYKNYYFADTRIIHYKGKSTSKTSANYVFMFYKAMIIFARKHFSNKKAVLFSLLINLAIYFRAFLAVLSRFIRKSILPLADISVIYTGMYFLKTYWEDNHKWVPGEYPPEFMLVAVPAYILFWLVSVYLSGGYDKPVRSSKIVQGILIGTIFISAVTNFVDQYRFSKALILLGAAWSTFSLIGLRLLIHFIRYRNFNLGSEKEKRIIIVGNEVESERVIKILQQAGISAQLVGYVSVNGVDKKTELHLGVISQIKEIIQIYDIDEIIFCSRDIPANQIIEWMTKIDSKLLDYKIVPDESDFIIGSGAKQSQGDFYDVALGIIQKSNIRNKRILDLSLSLVFSIFSPVLMWFTKNPAGFLRNNILTLTGKFSWVGFSKVGQINLPNIKKGILNPAIIYNGKKLDDKTKKRLDLLYAKDYKVTTDINLIYKGFRYLGDESA
- a CDS encoding ORF6N domain-containing protein — encoded protein: MELTVKFDDVEDKIIDIREQKVILDSDVAQLYGVETRDINKAVKNNPDKFPPTGGYIFILTKEEKIEVVENFHHLRKLKFSPHIPKAFTEKGLYMLATILKSQRATQTTLSIIETFAKIKNLSRNIKELSVITEDKKKQGILKRSGEIIAEILEDDLFTDESETSIELNFAVLKFKHTIKKKKQNK